In Metopolophium dirhodum isolate CAU chromosome 9, ASM1992520v1, whole genome shotgun sequence, the genomic window tagacaTGTATAAAGGAGTTAGTAAAGACCAAAGAGACAAAGTTCAATTAATGGCAGCTGAAAAAAAACTTCGAGCAGAACTTGAAGAAGCAAAACAGGCCTTAAAAAAGATACAAGTAagatatttcaaaatgttttcttattaatattaatgtcactacattgatatttttacttacttTAGGAAGGCAAACGGGAAGAACGGAAGAAATTAGCTGATGAAGATGCCTTACGAAAAATCAAACAATTGGAAGAACATATTGTTCAACTCCAAAAACAAGTTGCTACTCATAAACAAGTatgatttcatattaaataataaatactgttCTAAagcagaaaattaattaaatttattttttaggaagAAGAAGCGATGCTAAGTGAAATGGAAGTGACAGGGCAAGCATTTGAAGATATGCAAGAACAAAACTCTAGATTAATTCAACAATTGCGTGAAAAAGATGatgctaattttaaattaatgactGAACGTATAAAGTCTAATCAATTGCATAAAATGGCTCGCGAAGAAACTGATACTCTCAAAGAATTGGTTTGTTTCAACTTATTTACActgaataaatatgtaaaataataaagttttgtGATTGATAATTTAGATTAAAACTTTAACAAATCAAGTAGAGATGACAAACACAGTAGTTCGTAAATTAGAAGAAAAAGAGCGTATATTGCAAAATTCTTTAGCAACAGTTGAAAAAGAATGTTCAATTAGACAACAGGCTATGGAAATGCACAAACGAAAAGCGATTGAAAGTGCTCAGTCTGCTGCCGATTTAAAACTACATcttggtaattaattattttatttaactttatatgtTGAACtgtgatacaatattttatttaatattaataattattttaaagacaaATATCATGCACAAATGAAAGAAGCACAACAAGTAGTAACGGAAAAAACCAGTGCCCTCGAGGCTGAAGCATACAAAACCAAAAGGCTTCAGGTAAAAGTCATATCTGCATTTTCTGTTTCCATCTTACAACAAAACGCACAACATAGAAAATGTTACAAtcagaatatttaaattaattcagttatttttaaagttaaagcaaattaatgttttattatttattaaactttaaggtaagaatattatcttgagtttatcatattattttctgtatagttgttttatatttcaatcTTGAACCAATTTATTCATcctgatattaaaataacagagttaaattaattattctgaATACAACATTTGCTTAGTTATGCTTTGGTAAAATTGAGacaaaacttatattttatatgtttaagaTGTTGTTTATATAGATCTTAtctaaattaattgtaaaaattctTAGCTTATACACATTGTAATAACTCTGTTagacattgtattatatttttaaaatgattcatATTGAGGGCACTAtatcctattttttttaatcttaaaaacaatttctaattaattttatagatatcaTTGGTAGGCACtgttaaacttaattttattgcaAAACATTACAGGAAGAAATAGTACAGTTAAGGCGGAAGACTGAacgtatgaaaaaaattgaacaagCCGGTACGTTAGATGAAGTTATGGTGGAAGAAATTAGAGAGTATAAAGAAACACTTACCTGTCCATCTTGCAAAGTTAAACGAAAAGATGCAGTACTGACCAAATGTTTTCATGTTTTTTGTTGGGATTGTTTACGTACTCGTTATGAGACAAGACAGAGGAAATGTCCTAAATGCAATGCAACATTTGGAGCTAATGATTATCATAGGCTTTATCTTGGGTCATAATTATACTGGGAGTTTTTAGTAAGATATGTGACCTAACCTTTAGGTATCTTGTAACCTAATTGTTTTGCActcctatttttattataattatatattttgatgattgtTCCAAGATTTTTCTAGATTATTTTAGTGCGACATTATTCCTAATCGAATGGTTTTCGACTATATACATTtaggaaactagaatttaatgtttatttttaacattattaacaaattattattaaatgtgctACAATGGGTCCTtcaaattctataataatatgtctaataaatactattacacTTAATAGGTTTATTTCTTCTTATGATTGACAACTgtaatattgtttgtattataaatgctaattattgttattgtgaaAATCATtcaaacacaataaaaattattacatcttATCATAAAACTGTGTGCTgacgtattttaaaaacaagaagactgtaataaattaatattttatatgattaacACTTTGATGTGACGTTACATTACCAATTAAAATGAACAAActgttgtaattatattaatttattggaaCAGTACCTTTTGCAATGAttagtattatttgtatgtatgatTACTAActcaaattgttttattaaaaaagctagcaatgttataaattattttgtctggttgttaaacatattaaaattaggaTATTCTGATAAATTGCcagtgtatttttaaatattgagacattacatttaaatatttacctattataataatttgtgtagattttaaatttaattctactTCAACAAACCTTGTAAACTTGTAATGTTAGCAAATaattagtttgtattttatttgtaagtaaGAAGTGGGCACCATAttgtagtatatataatatgagtttgCTTAGTTATTTATggattatacctaatataatatataaatgacaTTGTTTtttgtgcattattattattattattattacccaataataataatacaatagcggttatttgatttattattaaattattgatagtaTTTTACTCTTAACTACCTCCGATTGACTGTAAATGAGTTAATGTGTCTAATACTACGTAGCAATTGAGTATACTGTATTTTTATTCGTCCAGTTGTTCGGTGACTCAGCATTCCAGTAGTGAATTGTCGGCAAAAGTGCAATGTGTACAATGTGAAAATctgatgattattttttttacacacataattcataattgtacaaaaaaatacagGTATACAGTTTTGGAAAATTGGATATTATAACTGCATAACATAACTGCTATTGTAAGGCCAGTATTATTGAATGCAAACCAAAGgaaaattgtgattttttagGGAAGGAGTGAGGgactaaatgtttagaaaataaaatctattttgtctATCTATTTATTGACACAATGTTAGAATGTCAtctacatttttcatattatttaaaatttatgcgTTTTAAGTTATcctttataattgtatgtagtGAAACGTTTTAACTTAGTTTCCGGTTATAAGCATTTCAGCCATTAGATGTCTACAACACCATAAGATCatcatttgtatgtatattatgaaaaataattactagACAAATAGGTTCAACCACTAGTACAAGAAATCTAATAACATTGTGGACTTAATATTCGACCATCATGAATATCTAATGGGAGGGGGGGGGATAaggtttgttatttaaaattaataaattccaCTGTAATATAGACTTGGCCACCTGAGATGAAGATTCAATTTAGTAAAGATACAATTGAGATCAAATCACATTTTAGAACATGATTAGTTTAAagggaaagttgaaaatcaaacaaattaaaaatattaaagtattacttGTAAAACATCAATCAGCgcatttattacttaaattttcttatatattttacttgtgatacaaattaaaaaaaaattaaaattacaaacttttttgtatgaaaaatgattcaatctgtcaaatatagatattagtaaACTACACACTGAATacactaatatatattatatttgttagtacattttataagttttacattatgataaacaataaacagATTGTTTCATATGGAAATTAGTATTTTGCTGACCAATTCTTCAATCCTTGTATTCTAAATATTGACTTCAATTGAACATGGCATTTTATCTGAGCTGAGATAGTTTCTTATTGTAGATACAGGATaccaaattattgtttaatgagtgaaaggttttttttttttaactgaaagaaaaacaaaaaatgagttattaataaaaatatattggcgTTTCTTATAGGTTAGTTGTCTCTGATTTAAACTTGGATATTTTTAATGACTCGAGTCTTGATAAAATGTCTAATGGATAATTGGTTCATactttattatgtacaatattcataataataatcaacagtCAGAATGGGttcaattttttcttcaaaGTATAATGATAACTTCATACTTTGCGTTTACACGCTTACAAGATAATGTAATAATCgtaacaaaattgtattaatgagTATACAATGTGACATATATTTACAAGCTACTCTCAACTCCCAATCTCAGATTTACCTAAATAACAGGCATTTTTTTAGcattttcaacattttgtaGTTTGTACGTATCATATTCCCAAACTTGCTATAAAATGTTAGTAACAGAGATTTAACGAGTTTGctgtaatgtataatagtattaataaaataagtgtgattgtatatattatttattttttattttagtttaagcATTGTAAGAGAACCATTGgcttatattacataattatttgttatttatctatataaatatattaaatattttttttatcgtagttattcagtaaaaaattaaacaaaatattaaatataaatgaggTTCAtataaaaatctgaaaaaatgtttacatttattattaatagagaattacaaatattaaaaatatacttatttacgGTAACGCATTGGTGCTGGTCTTCTCATAAAACGCTCTGGAGGAGTTATGCAAACATCTAAATAATCACCAATAGAAAATCTGTaacataattatcaaattatcaatACATTAATAGTTGTTAaacctatgtatttattatattaaaaaatattaaaaataatgaaatatgcattcaattaatacattatacctatagactatattttaaatattgaaaaatgtactcAATAAAGTTTGGAAttgaaaacatgtttttttttatcaaatgatagaaaaatatttcttgtataattgtatttatttaatttatttttaaatggaatACACTTCATTTTGGccctttttacttttattttaagttaaactatcaatttattacaataattttgtacatatttaGACAAGAGTTTTCAAAAATGCTGAATTTCCAatgatatattatcttaaattataatatacttgaaaataCCCACATGTTTCAATATCTACAGGggtttatagaaaaataatttttgatgaacaataatatttaagtcgAAAAGTTTTTCCCAAAATAGTTTATCAAAATACCGTGTGTCCGCTGAAACAGGGTACACTTTACCACTCATTACCctgtacatatttttcaattctgttttCGGGACATTAAACTAGACTAATGGATCGTATATTTCTAtgacttacaatgtttttaactcATGTATCTTGCACATgcgcaataaaacttacatttttttaaatggcaacctgtaatttaaataccatattcgggttcatcgatttttttcaagccattttgatgtatcaacttgtgtcttaaacccaaaattgactaaactctagagctaagtagaattaaaaaattaaaaaatttaatttaattaatttttttttctaactgtatgtacttatttttttattctaaacaccatgaaacaaacaatcaaaattattattattaaactaattacctaactatttactatttatcttattttattattacacattatgaaACTGCATATGGTCTTAATTGGCTGAAACCAAAAGAGAAGAAGTGTATTTTTGTTTCCAtcagaattataattaagtacccatctattaaaataataaagagcaTTGGTGTTTCTAGTTTTGTTATCtacctataactattaaaatgtcattagctatttttatattaggtattatggaACTCATTATCAGAGTCATGTgtcaatagtaaatagttaattagtttaataataataattttgattgtttgtttcatggtgtttagaataaaaaattaattgaattaaatttttaaatttttttaattctacttaGCTCTAGTTTAGTCAATCTTGGGTTTAGGACACAAGTTGATACATCAAAATGGCTTGAAAAAAATCGGTGAACCcgaatatggtatttaaattacaggttgccatttaaaaaaatgtaagttttattgcgcAATGCGCAAGATACAcgagttaaaaacattgtaagtcatagaaatttacgatacattagtctagtttaatgtcccgcaaacagaattgaaaaatatttacagggTAATGAGTGGTAAAGTGTACCCTGTTTCCGCGGACACACGGTATATGGTTGTAATAATTAGTgggaatataattttttaatagctttttttaataaaatttcctCAAAATATTAACCCTCAGGTACCAACATCTTCTTCGTTCTTCAACTTAAAGGTCATTGTAGGACCTTATAACTTTCTCCATACTCAGTTCAAGTTGAGAAACGTAGTCGGCGGCAACACGTTTCTGTGGTACTGAGTAATAAACGCATAAAACTAATATAGtcgtacaaaataaattgaaacaaataatgaaattttgtaaattggtaagtaaataagaaacaaaaaaatactatacgCCAAATATGCCTTTACAcccaaaatatgaaaaaaaaatgcactattaaactttatatttttcttactattgttatgaaataaatttatatctcaGTCAGCACTCAGCATGTTTTCCTTCTATGTAGCAAGATAAACATGCAAAAGCATGAACTTACGGGCCCTGGTTATTAGGTTAGATTAGGATTTTGTGTTAATTGATTGTTTGATACTTAAGATTTAAACTATACACATactaccacaggtagattgcctacctgataatatactgctcgcataatcacaaaAGCCTGGCAATAGCAACACATTGCTGTGTCAGCTAGTTTatgttataacaattaaattatgcTCTTTCAATTAcctttgttaatttattaaaagtaagtaggtatatgtttaGATTATGAGTTTggtataatgtacatttttcaaaCTACAGCCCACAGACAAGTTTTTACAAGCATGCAAACTACAAAAAGTAATCCAAAAGTAAACTATTCATTTTAAGTTcattgcatttattttaaactaaaaatttaaatgtgattataaatgcttagttctttaaaaatgtatatttattataactttcaTATACCTTGTGTTCCCTAATGTTTTCGAATCATCTGGAGATCTATTTCCAGCAACAGTAAGGCCGATTTCAAATGCATTGAACCTTGGGCAATTATATTCTGGCGAtactaaaacaaaatcaaatgtTGTTCCACGGACTCGAGACTCAATGTTTACCTCTTTAATCAGGCCAGTCAATTCACGTAAAGTAGCGTCCATcctaaaaacgaataaaaattaattttgttttatgattagTTGAATAAGATGTAAATAGTTTGTGAGTAAGGACTAAAGCGATGTGCGAGATAGATCCCTGTGGAGATATAAGACAAGGATGGCTAACCACATATGGTTGGGAGAGAAGAAGAAAAGTTATGGAACAAATTCACTTTAGCATATAGGCAATATGTACCATGTATATATTTGAAGTTCATTCCCAGGCACAGCGCCACGATAGTATtccgataaattattatgatgtccCATTGCACAGAATACCCTTAATAATAATGGGCAAGtctgaaatgataaaataattatatttattggtaaaccaataggtattttaagtattaatatttaccttTTCTCTATTAACAGGTTTTTCTTCGACTTTTACAAGTGATTCAACTGCAGCCATTTCTAATTTGTTAAGCGTTCACTAATGAattaaaatgtcaatgtttatttgaaattcacagaaaaaatattcaagtcaaCAGTAAAGTTGTAGGTAGTTTAGAGTTATAtagcaataaaattatattattataaaggtattatttattagataaggattctgaatattatacaaatccaTCGGCGGAGAAAAAAGTCAAATTCACGTTATCAAACATTCaaacatcaaacattttaaatacagtgTTGCTTTTTTCtcagaaataaacattttatccaaatattttgtgACTTAAGCGTTTATTCCATGATATTAATCTGGATATGATAAGCTATTATCTCGGGGGACCCAACTTACTGCCCGATGACCACCGTCACCGTGGTATCTTGTCGGATTTTCAAAATTGTGTTGTGTCATTAATTCCGCGGCATTATGTCGTCTGGTTGTTTGTTGGTGGTATTAGAGAATATGTGTGGTCATCGGGCAGTTGTACTGTACtaccacagaatagataatctgagcacgatttaagatatagccattaaggtatatcttaaatcgtgattcTGAGTACCTATTTTTTTGGGTTTAAGAATAGTTAAGAATAAGcaagatatttttcaaaatgtatgtcGGCAACAATCgtcaatcaaaatcaaaataactaataagtggcgTCTATATTGGCACAAAATATCTCTATCTATATAGTATTCGAGTAGCTCTATCCActgaccattatattatatttacaggaCACAGACTTCTATAGAAAtccgtgataatattatgaattattatagtaaaagcCCTAAAAATGATTATCAACAAATCATTAAACTACGTGAAATACAACAATAGACTTAATAAAAAGATGTAGGTTAGTGAGccctgtattaaattttcacttttttttactaactaacattttattgacaatcatagataaaaaaccaaaaatattgaaaacggaCAATGCCcggaaacagctcaaaaagagtaaaaatgttttcaaaataatatgatggtgcatagaaaatgagaatataaacattcagttaaatttttatgttagattatgtaattttgaatacaaatttaattggAAGTGGCTTAGACGACAGGGCCGGGGTGCCCTAGCAAccatagccccccccccccctgaatcCGTGCCTGTCAAACggtataagttataggtaattatCAATTTAGTGtaacatacttaacttctatttttcacctaatattttaatcataggGACGTATAACCTTGTAGGtactcctaaaaaaaaattttcgcgGAATAATCAACTGCCTATGAACCTGACCACCCCGTGCGCAcacttatgaaatatatttaatatataattatatactcatGTAATACATTCACACAtgcattacctacctattatatccCTGAaaattcaacagttattatatttatttatcttttacataatttaggtaggtacattacaaaattataattaaaattctttttttttttttttaatcacatttattttttttcttgaacacaatgtttccgTAATTAtcaatgaatatataataaatcggtatagtctttaatatttatcaattattgaaataaaataaacacacctactataactagtaatatgaataaatccatgtataaactattaaaatacaaacagacattaaagaatacaatatttttccgGTCATCGAGTTCTATAATAGtagataactgacttgtgaagaAATGTTATTTTCGTTAGGTTGTTTGgtggtttaaaattaataaatcattgaatataatattaaaaatacaaactttttttttaacatttattattaaatacacgatctgtaatattattattttccaataagCGTATGTGATCGAGGATACATTGCTTGAATGAACAGGAGATAAGAAGCCACCCATTGGAGACACTTAAGGGTAGGAGGAAAAATACTAACTAACAGCATATAATAGTTagttataggtaaaatataatatattatatcgtaaggCATaggtcataaactcataactcataaccataagaatattgtagaacattttactgcatgttgcgtgttatttcagagaTGGTATTCGTCACTCGTCAGTGAAATTTTGCCAACAagaaataatatgtgatataaagaagaatgaaatatattaatgctGCAGACTGCAGTGTTTCAAAGACTAAGATTTATAGCATATTTTGATTCGGACACGGGgtatgcattttttaattttttagtaggtttctttttaatattgtcAATTGATCAGGGGATATATTGTCcgcaaattttaaattgttttttgtattgtaactacTGGTATAACTATAACACTATTCACTATCAAAAAGTCGTGATAAAAATTAGGAAATTGgtcaagtataattttttttaagtaaatcttttaagtaggtatttctctcaatgatatttaaattaatttttatgagtcTTAGAAATCCAAATgtacacatatttattttataaaattgtatgtatttgaattatttttatttttggttggtTTTTGATTTGCCTGCGTGGCGCGAGCTCACAtgtttcatataattatttttttcactaatTAAACTCTGGTTAATTATATTACCCagttgtatatacattttttaaattttgaccatcTATCTCATTGAGAGCAGAGTTCTAGCGGCTCTAACTTGGGGTTGGGgaccgttaaaaaaaattattattatttgctgtTATCATCAGTTGTACTTATCTGTATTTTTCTCTTGATTGTTAAATGTAGATTGATAGTAAAATTTTTGATTACACGAGCAAGGAGCTACCGCGTGGTCGAAACGAGAAACATGTcgttaatcaaaa contains:
- the LOC132951648 gene encoding histone deacetylase complex subunit SAP18 isoform X1; translated protein: MAAVESLVKVEEKPVNREKTCPLLLRVFCAMGHHNNLSEYYRGAVPGNELQIYTWMDATLRELTGLIKEVNIESRVRGTTFDFVLVSPEYNCPRFNAFEIGLTVAGNRSPDDSKTLGNTRFSIGDYLDVCITPPERFMRRPAPMRYLKKKKPFTH
- the LOC132951648 gene encoding histone deacetylase complex subunit SAP18 isoform X2, producing the protein MAAVESLVKVEEKPVNREKTCPLLLRVFCAMGHHNNLSEYYRGAVPGNELQIYTWMDATLRELTGLIKEVNIESRVRGTTFDFVLVSPEYNCPRFNAFEIGLTVAGNRSPDDSKTLGNTRFSIGDYLDVCITPPERFMRRPAPMRYRK